The region GTTAGGGCTGTGATTCCTAGACGGGCTGATTTACCTTCCGAGCGGGGTGTTCTCATTGTCTCTGCTGCTATGCATAAACTGAAGAACATGTTCTTCTTCCTTCTGCAGACTGAGTATGGGGATATCTTTAAGGTAACATTGGAACACGAGGGAGACCGTATCTCTGAATTGAAGATTAAGTATTTTGATACAATTCCTGTTACTTCTTCCATGTGTGTGCTCAAGTCGGGGTTCTTGTTTGCGGCCTCCGAGTTTGGAAATCATGCCCTGTATCAGTTTAAGGCAATAGGGGATGATGATGATGTGGAGGCTTCGTCTGCTACGTTGATGGAAACTGAAGAGGGTTTTCAGCCTGTATTTTTCCAGCCCAGGAGACTTAAAAATCTTGTTAGAATTGACCAGGTTGAGAGTTTGATGTCAATTATGGATATGAAGGTCAGTAATCTTTTTGAAGAGGAGACTCCTCAAATTTTTACTCTTTGTGGGCGTGGACCACGATCTTCTCTAAGGATCTTGAGAACAGGTTTGGCTGTCAGTGAGATGGCAGTTTCGAAGCTTCCTGGTATACCTAGTGCTGTTTGGACTGTGAAGAAGAATGTTATTGATGAGTTTGATGCTTATATTGTCGTGTCATTCACCAATGCCACACTTGTGCTTTCCATTGGTGAGACAGTCGAAGAAGTCAGTGACAGTGGGTTTTTGGACACTACCCCTTCCCTTTCCGTATCTTTGATAGGCGACGATTCTCTCATGCAAGTCCATCCAAATGGTATTAGGCATATTAGGGAGGATGGTCGTATTAATGAATGGAGGACACCAGGGAAGAGGACTATTGCAAAAGTTGGGTCAAATAGGCTTCAGGTGGTTATTGCTCTGAATGGAGGGGAGCTTATATATTTTGAAGTGGATGTAACTGGTCAGTTGATGGAGGTAGAGAAGCATGAAATGTCTGGCGATGTTGCTTGTTTGGACATTGCTCCAGTGCCCGAAGGCAGACAAAGATCCCGTTTTCTTGCAGTTGGCTCATATGACAAGACAATCCGAATTTTATCACTGGATCCTGATGATTGTATGCAGACTCTAGGTATACAGAGTCTTTCTTCAGCTCCAGAATCTCTTCTTTTTCTCGAAGTTCAAGCTTCTATCGGTGGTGAGGATGGTGCAGATCATCCTGCTAGTCTTTTCCTGAATGCTGGTTTGCAGAATGGTGTCTTGTCTAGAACTGTGGTGGACATGGTCACAGGTCTGCTTTCTGATACCCGCTCCCGATTCTTAGGATTGAGAGCACCAAAACTATTTCCCATTATCGTAAGAGGCAAGCGTGCTATGCTCTGCCTTTCAAGTCGCCCTTGGCTTGGTTATATTCACCAAGGACACTTTCTCTTAACACCCCTTTCATACGAAACCCTTGAATTTGCTGCCTCATTTTCATCTGATCAATGTGTGGAAGGCGTAGTTGCTGTTGCTGGTGAGGCATTGAGAATTTTTACCATTGAAAGATTAGGAGAAACCTTTAATGAGACAGTTATCCCACTTAGATACACACCTAGAAAATTTGTGCTGCAACCCAAAAGGAAACTTTTGGTGGTGATTGAGAGTGATCAGGGAGCATTTACTGCAGAAGTGCGCGAAGCTGCAAGGAAAGAGTGTTTTGAGGCTGCTCAAGCTGGGGAAAATGGGACAGGAAGTGCAGACCAAATGGAGAATGGTGGGGAGGATGAGGATAAAGATGACCCCCTCTCTGACGAGCATTATGGTTATCCAAAAGCTGAATCAGATAAGTGGGCATCCTGCATCAGAGTTCTTGATCCCAGGACAGGAAATACAACCTGTCTTTTGGAACTCCAGGATAATGAGGCTGCATTCAGTGTATGCACAGTAAATTTCCATGATAAAGAATATGGAACCCTTTTAGCTGTTGGCACAGCAAAGGGGCTGCAGTTTACGCCCAAAAGGAGTTTAGCTGCTGGATTTATTCACATATATAGGTTTCTAGAGGATGGAAGGTCTCTCGAACTACTTCACAAAACTCAAGTTGAAGGCGTTCCGCTTGCTCTAAGTCAGTTTCAGGGAAGATTACTTGCAGGAATAGGACCTGTTCTCAGGTTGTATGATTTGGGAAAAAGAAGATTATTAAGAAAGTGTGAGAATAAACTATTCCCCAACACAATTGTC is a window of Lathyrus oleraceus cultivar Zhongwan6 chromosome 6, CAAS_Psat_ZW6_1.0, whole genome shotgun sequence DNA encoding:
- the LOC127098107 gene encoding spliceosome-associated protein 130 A, with protein sequence MYLYNLTLQRPTGIICAINGNFSGGKGQEIVVARGKVLDLLRPDDNGRIQTILSVEVFGAIRSLAQFRLTGAQKDFIVVGSDSGRIVILDYNKEKNVFDKIHQETFGKSGCRRIVPGQYIAVDPKGRAVMIGACEKQKLVYVLNRDTAARLTISSPLEAHKSHTLVFSICGVDCGFENPIFAAIELDYSEADQDSTGMAASEAQKTLTFYELDLGLNHVSRKWSDQVDNGANLLVTVPGGADGPSGVLVCAENFVIYKNQGHPDVRAVIPRRADLPSERGVLIVSAAMHKLKNMFFFLLQTEYGDIFKVTLEHEGDRISELKIKYFDTIPVTSSMCVLKSGFLFAASEFGNHALYQFKAIGDDDDVEASSATLMETEEGFQPVFFQPRRLKNLVRIDQVESLMSIMDMKVSNLFEEETPQIFTLCGRGPRSSLRILRTGLAVSEMAVSKLPGIPSAVWTVKKNVIDEFDAYIVVSFTNATLVLSIGETVEEVSDSGFLDTTPSLSVSLIGDDSLMQVHPNGIRHIREDGRINEWRTPGKRTIAKVGSNRLQVVIALNGGELIYFEVDVTGQLMEVEKHEMSGDVACLDIAPVPEGRQRSRFLAVGSYDKTIRILSLDPDDCMQTLGIQSLSSAPESLLFLEVQASIGGEDGADHPASLFLNAGLQNGVLSRTVVDMVTGLLSDTRSRFLGLRAPKLFPIIVRGKRAMLCLSSRPWLGYIHQGHFLLTPLSYETLEFAASFSSDQCVEGVVAVAGEALRIFTIERLGETFNETVIPLRYTPRKFVLQPKRKLLVVIESDQGAFTAEVREAARKECFEAAQAGENGTGSADQMENGGEDEDKDDPLSDEHYGYPKAESDKWASCIRVLDPRTGNTTCLLELQDNEAAFSVCTVNFHDKEYGTLLAVGTAKGLQFTPKRSLAAGFIHIYRFLEDGRSLELLHKTQVEGVPLALSQFQGRLLAGIGPVLRLYDLGKRRLLRKCENKLFPNTIVSIQTYRDRIYVGDIQESFHYCKYRRDENQLYIFADDCVPRWLTASYHIDFDTMAGADKFGNIYFVRLPQDVSDEIEEDPTGGRIKWEQGKLNGAPNKVEEIVQFHVGDVISCLQKASLIPGGGECILYGTVMGSIGALHAFTSRDDVDFFSHLEMHMRQDNPPLCGRDHMAYRSAYFPVKDVIDGDLCEQYPTLPMDLQRKIADELDRTPGEILKKLEEVRNKII